The DNA segment TAGCCAAAATCGACACAATCAGAGTTTCTTTTTCAATAGCCGCCAATAAAGGTTGGCCTCTTCATCAATTTGATGTAAAAAATGCCTTCCTTCACGGAGAACTAAATGAGGAGGTCTATATGGATGCCCCACCGGGATTCAATGAGAATTTTAAGGTTGGAGAAATATATCGGTTAAAGAAATCTCTGTATGGGGTTAAGCAGTCCCCTAGAGCTTGGTTTGGGAGGTTTACTCTTGCTATGAAGAAATATGGCTTCAAACAAAGCAATTCTGACCATACTCTATTTTTGAAACGAAGTGCCAATCTTGTGACCTGCTTAATTATCTACGTTGATGACATGATACTTACAGGGAACGATGAAGAGTAAATGTCAATGTTAAGAGATAAACTTTTTTTGGAGTTCGAGATGAAAGACCTGGGAAGATTAAACAAGGGATTAAAGTTCAAAGAGACTACTTTTTTTGGAATTAAAGTTCAAAGATCTAAACAAGGGATTTTTATCTGTCAGAAGAAATATATTCTTGATCTCTTAGCCAAAACCAGAATGATTGAGTGCAAACCTGCGGACACCCAAATGGTGGTTAACCACGGCCTATACATGGAAGATGGAGCAGAACTAGCAGATAAGGAGAGATCAACGAATGGTGGTAAAGCTGATATACCTATCCCACACTCGCCCAGATATAGCTTATGCAGTAGGAGTGGTGAGTCACTTTATGCACCAGCCCCAAGAAAGTCACATGGAAGTAGTTTTAAGAATCACCAAGTATCTCAAGGGAACAACGGGTCATAGTATACTTTTCAAATCAAATGGGCACCCAGAAATCCAAGCATATACAGACGCCGACTGGACAGAGGATAAAGGAACGAGAAGGACAACCTCAGGATACTTCACCATGGTCGGGGGAAATCTAGTCAACTAGAGAAGCAAAAAACAAAAAGTAGTCTCCCTATCTAGTGCAAAACTGACACATAACTATTCTCTATGTAGCAAAATTTCGTTAGACTCCTTGtatctatcacaccccaacctgCAGCGGATAAGGTGACTGGGGCATGATGATTGTTCACAGCTCATGAcaactaattaaaaataaatattatccATATTCGAATTAAGCAAATGTCACAAAACcaaataacaaaacataaacaaaataaTCTGGTTTATTATCTAAGCATATCCCTACATGTCATTGTCCTCATCGCTTCAAACTTGTTCACCTCTACCATACGTAAAAATATTTTGGGTTAACACAAAATGGTGAGTAAATctaatatttaaaataaaacaatatttgtttatttatttaaaataaaatattttgggTCAACAACAAACTAAAATGAATGAATATAGAAACAGTTTATTCAAAATGATCAAGAATTTATATTAAAGAATAATTAATAATCATGGGATTACAATGGACAAATACTATCATGAGCAAACACACACTACCATCATGATCGAGACCATTATTAACTTACCATCGTGATCCTTCAGTGAAACAAGCCTTGGTTCTGACAACGAGGTACCTATTCGTTACTGAAGCTTCCGTTGAGGATCGTTTTGGTAAACACACCTAGTCCGTAAATTCTTTATTCACGCCATGTTTCACGATAAACCTTCACTGTCGGATCGCTCCACCTACACCGAGGGATATTTGTCACTGAAAGCCCTCTTTTTTGTAGTGGGAGGTTTGCAAAGGTTTCTTTACAAAAGAGGCATGTTTTTTATGTTTGTCAAAAATTGTCGAACCATATGTGCGAATAACCATTTCAATTAGGAGAGGAAACTGAAGTGCAGAGAAAAGAACAACCGGGAGAGTAGATAGTATAATAAGAGGTATGGAGACCCAGGATAACATTTTATGTAGCATAAGATACATTGCAGCAGCAAATGATATTATCATGGTAACGATAGAAACAAAAAGGCACGCAATTCCAAAGATCAATTTGGTGGGCAAGGAAACAAGAAAATCATCCTCTGCGTATCGTGCAGTGAGAATTCCTAAGAACATCAACACGGAAGTTGATGATGCAAAGAGAGAAAGTCCATTTGATATCATAAATATCAAGAATGTGTTTCTGTCAGTGTTTAACATTATGGGTAGGCCAGATTGGGCCTCATTCCCGCCAGGCATAGTGAAGGCAGTTGTGAACATGACTGCAGCAATAAGAGTTCCTACGATCATACTTGATCCAACAGTGTTCTTCATCCATTTTTCGCCTTCTTTTGCAAGCTCCTTGTGTTCATGACTGAATAAAGAGTCGGGCTTTCTATGGCTTTCATTCACTTGATCTTTGTATTTAGGTTGTACTAAACTTTCCACCTCCTACAATGTTTAGTTAAATGCATAAAGACAATTCAAAATATTTCTCCCAAAACATCTCGAGTTAACTCGGAATTGTAGATGATTTAGAGATGTGATAAGCAATTTTAGACATTTCTATGGAAGTTTTTGTACAAATCGGCAGCGAACTTATGCAAACCTTGACAAAGGTTTTAGGAGTCCGCTGAAGTGTCAAGCATACTTGCTTGAGTTTGTTGGTCAAACGAGCGAACTCCACTATTTTTCCTTATCCAAGTTCACTTGCCACACCAGTAAActcaataaaaaaaaaacattgtatAATTTTTCTTGATCGTATATAGGTGTAGCGAACTGACTATTTGTGCAATAACTTTTCTAGGAATTCCTAGAAGTATTACCCACATCTCTAAACTAcaaattagaaaatttaaatcATCTCCCAAAGATACCAAGAAAGAAACTTTGCTCTACCTTATACCACTGAAGTTCCCTCTGCATTTGTAAGGCCGCTCCCGAAATACGATCAAGTTGCGCCGGAGGAGAGAGTTTAGCTGCGAGATGTAGAAAATTGTTATGAAATATATCGTGTCGACTCGCCACTATGCTCTTCTTTGGTCTCAATCTATAGAAAAGACTGAATATTTTTTCTTGGCGAAGAATAATTGCATGTGAAAAGATTGTTCTTCCTCTTTTGTCTTTCCTCCATATGAAGTCTGGATTGTATGTTAGTAGTTCATCGACGAACTCAACTATCCCATGCTTAATGGCATTGTGCACCACCTTATCAATTTCCATTCTTTGAAGCTCTAAGTCACTCATGCCTCTTATTTCCTTAAAAATGCAACCAAGGAGGTTACTTGCTTCATCATTGACCAACTTTTTGTCATGCAAATTCTTGATATCGGGTACTGCAAGCAGAATTAAACACATTTTACAcactcactttctttcatataaATTTACACAAAGAGAAGTGCATTTGTTTCAGAATTATGACATACATACCTAAAAACCGTAGCAAGATCCAACCTAGCCGATGTAGTAAGCTAGGCCGGCTAATGAATTCTTCTTCATCTGAGATATCTATTTCGTGCTGAGAGCCATTTGTCCCCCCTAGTTCTTTTGGTGTTAGCATCCCATGGAGAATGTATACGCACACCTGTTAGAATAATAGAAATCATACAGCTAACCATCAATGAAGTTGATACAGCAAGAAATCATACTTTGAAGATCATTTATATGCAACTTTTAGCTATCCATGTAACCCCAGCGAAGAGCATTGCCCCTTGACCCCATAAGGGCAGGCCTCCCATGGTCTAGCTTAAAAGCTTTGAGGTTTCATGAGACTTGTAATCGTATAGTACTAATCGAGTATGTACTCCACAACTCCTAAATTGAATCAGTATTTATCATTTCTCATTTAGTCTTCAAGTAAATCCAGATTACGAAAAAAAATAGCTCGATGACACTAAATCACCAAAAAGGCAAAAACTAAGAGGTCATCAAGATGATGCCagatttttaataaaattctAAGGATGTGATTCCTCGTTGAGCTAATGTTAGAGCATAGAAAGGTATATAAGAGGTAATTAATTACTCACATTTATAGATCCATTGTTTCCAAAATGGAAATGCGCTTCCGCTTGCAAATGCAGAAGGCTTGTGTGCCAATTTGTGAAGACCATAATCTCCATTGTGATCCTCCATGATGCCTAGCTTTGGAAACAAGTACAGTAGCATGGAAGCAATATCTATAGGGTTTAGAGTAGAGCATTGTTAGTACCTATTATAGTGATTCTTGAAACACTGAGATGACTGAAACAAGATACTTTTTTACTGGTTGTGTTAATAAAAATTGTGGATAACACATAATTAAACTCACTAACCATAGAATTCTGCGGTGATCAAATTATTCAAAAGCAACACACCATCTGATCCGTCTAGCAGGCTTTTTGGAGTCTTGGAGTAGAGATAGTGAACCATATGCTTTCTACCATACATTGATGCCACAATGACAGGAAGGGAGTTCTGGTCAGTAATTCCTTTTTTTATAGTAACCAACTTGTCATTCTTTTCCACCATTGCTTTAGCCAATTTTATTTTTTCGGTTATCGCAGCAAGAGATAGAGGAGTGGCACCAAAGTCATTGCTAAGTTCTAATCCTTCTTTGGGCATCTTCTTCACTAAGTCTAGTGCAATATCTATTTTTCCAGAGAGGATTGCAATATGGAGAGCTGTATCTCCATGTGAAGATACACGTGTTGTTGTAGCTTTGGGGTCCTCCTTAAGGATCTTATTCACTTCTTTGATGTCATCATCCTCAATAGCGTTGTATAGGTCTTCATATAGATGGTGGTCTTTTGCCCCTGTGAACAATATCATACGTTTTAGAATAAAACGGAGGTGAATTATTACAATACAAAAGGCTTACAAAAATGACAAACTACTTCACTAGAtacatcttgatcttgtttaagTATAACCTCAGGATGTTGTGATGGGCTAGAACCCATTTCAGCCAAATGTTCCCAAGCAAATTTAGCAGAGACATGCGTATTCTTCTTGTACTTGGAGTAAGCTTGTGATCCACAGGCGAGTTGAATAGCATGCAAAGCCTGAGCGTTCTTCCTTTGCCATTCTTGTGGTTCGTCTTCCTCCTCAGATTTTGCATCTCTAGAGATCACATCCCATAAGCCTTGACCAACTAGataacttttcaaacatgtttTCCAAAACTCATAGTTTTCTTCTTTGAATACTTCTAGTACAATCCCATTCGTAGTCATagtttgcttaccttatgtttttaaacaagtaAAGTGTTTATTAAAAAAGAAATGATGACATGTCATCAGTGGCAGATGTTAGAAAAGGAAAATATTGCAGAGAAAATTATGGGTCAGTTAACATCATTCCCATGTTTATCAAAAAACAGCCTCACTGCTAGCTCATAGCTCCTCAAATTCCGTCATCAGAGTTATTGTTTTTCCTTTTATAGTTTCCTTGTATAGCCTATAAATAAAGGCTTCTTCTTCTTTGTAAAAACACAACAGAAACATATCAATAAAATGCAATCACCTCTGATTATCATTGTtatcatggtatcagagcagtgagAGATCCTCATAACATTGCTCATCATCTACCTTTCTTGGCCACCATGTTTGATGACGGCGGCCTGGTCAGAAACGATGACCTCTCAACCCAAATAGCCAAACATTCTCAAAAACAGCCTTAACACCCAAACCACAAATCACAAACTATCCGACAGCATACAAATCAGTATCAAACTAAACAGCCAGAACTATGCCCTTTGGGCAAGAATGATTCGAGTAGCTATTGGCGGAAAATCAAAAGCCCTACTTTCTCACCTCTCTGGAAACCCACCAGACCAAACAGACGAAAAATACGAACAATGGGAACAAGATGACCTTGTGGTATTTTCGTGGCTCATTCAAAACATCGAACCCTCGCTGGCTAGCAACCTAACCGAGTTCCCTACAGCAAAAACACTGTGGGATGCTCTGGTGGTCACGTATAGCAGCGGAAAAGACAAGTTTCAGACGTTCGATTTACATGTCAAAGCCAATGAATTTAAGCAGAATGGCCTACCACTTGAAGATTTCTGGATAGTGTTGCAAGGAATCTGGGGTGAGATTGAAAGACGAGATCCAAATCCGATGACCTGCGCCGCTGACATTACTGCTTATAACACCATTAGGGCAGAACAAAAACTTTTCCAGTTTTTGAATGCCCTAGACCAAAAATTTGATCCCATAAAAAGAGAAATTCTGAGATGGGATCCCCTTCCAACGGCGGAGGCGGCTTATGCCGCTGTTAGGAAACAAACGGCTCATCAAAACATTCTCAGAACCGGCTCCTCCCCGTCACAGGGCATTGTTGCCGCTCTCGTCACCACCGAGAAAGAAGGTGTCGGGTATGCCACACAATGCAGGCCCATCATGAAGTCATCCGGAATCCCCACACGGGTTGACAAATCCAAGCTCAAATGTACTCATTGTGGCATGATCAAACATACGAAGGAACAGTGTTTCCGGTTGGTGGGTTATCCGGAGTGGTGGAGTGATGGTCATAAGAAAGGGAAGAAAGATGAAGGGGAGGCGTCCGCCACCAAGGGCAACCCGAAGGCTACCGGCGGCGACGTAGACAACCAAACAGGTGCCTTCATGGCTGTGGCGGCTGATCCTGTGGAAGAAGATACAGGTGATATTGTAGATAAGGGGTTATTTTATAACCCTTCAAAAGTTCTTTTGACTTTTACAAAAACCACCCCCAAGTTACAAGTAATAAAACAAATTATACAAATATTGGAAAGGTCAATATGGCAATAAACCATGATAAACCCGGGTCTTGGATTTTCGATTGTGGTGCCACTGACACCATGACATATGACCCTTCCGATATTTGTGTTACCTCAAAACCCCGAAGAACGCATATACAAGCCGCAAACGGGGAAGTTATCCCAGTAAAAGGAGGGGGCACAATCGAATTATCACCCATGTTGAGATTACCAAATTGTCTTTATATTCCATCCCTTTCTCACAAACTTTTATCTATAAGTCATGTGACAAAGGAGTTGAATTGCACACTTCTAATGCATCCCACTTTTGTATACTACAGGACATCAGGACGGGAATGATTATTGGACGTGGCACTGAACGACATAGGTTGTATTATGTAGATGAAGTGACTCAACAAGGTACTGCAACGTTGGCTCATGGAACTACAGACAGGGAGGCATGGTTGTGGCATAGGAGACTTGGACACCCATCCTCTGGTTATTTACATTACCTATTTCCTAAACTCTTTCGTTCAAATGAATCATTAAAATGTGAAACTTGTGTTTTTGCCAAAAGTCATAGGCACACCTTTAAACCAAATAATACTAGAGTTGATCATCCTTTTGATTTAATTCATTCTAATGTGTGGGGTCCTGCACCAATTAACGGGGGGCAAAATTTTCGATACTTTCTTTTATTTGTTGATGATTGTACTCGTATGTCTTGGACTTATTTCTTGACACACAAATCCGAAGTATTTGATAAATTCGTTATGTTTCATACCATGATCAAAACCCAATTTCAACGAGACATTAAAGTTCTTCGGTCCGATAATGGAGGCGAATTTATTAACACCTCCATGAAAAAAAATTTCCAAACTAAAGGAGTGATTCACCAAACCTCTTGTCGACATACTCcagagcaaaatggagttgcCAAACGAAAAAATCATATTCTTTTAGAAATAACCCGAGCCCTCATAATCGAATCACATGTCCCGACTTCATTTTGGCCAGAAGCCCTCGCCACAGCAAGATACCTCATCAATCGACTTCCTACAATGATCCTTAAATTTAAAACCCCACTGCAGATACTATCCGAATACACCAACATACCTCCTATCCTTACCCTAGAACCTCGCGTATTTGGATGCTCTGTCTTTGTCCACATACCTAAGAATGAACGAACCAAAATTGATCCCTGTGCTGAAAAATGTGTATTCGTGGGATATGGTATTGACCAGAAGGGGTATCGGTGTTACAATCCAAAGAAACGTCACATATACACTACAATGGATTGTGACTTCCTTGAAACCGAATACTTTTACCTCACCCAACACACTGGTCAGGGGGAGAGAGAAAGTAATGACACATTGAGTTGGCTGACGAggatatcatcatcatcagaaaAAGTCACTCACAGTACCCAAGTTGAGTCACCTCCATCTACAGAGCCTACAGTCAGTGTCACTGAACATGATCTTCCTAACCAGATGTCTGAGGTAACTACTTCTCAAGAAACCAATAATATTCATACTAATGTTTTTAATACTAATGATGCTGGTGGTTTTGAGAATGTTGCTGATCATGATAACCACGAAGAAACAACTAAAACCAATTTGTCACCCGAGGAACAACTTCCAAGTATAATTGAAGAATCAACAGGGAGGTATGTCCTACCACAAAGGGCCAACATTGGTGTTCCCCCAAAGAGATACTCCCCTGAGAAAGAAAGTCACCGCTCTAGATACCCCATGGCAAACGTTGCCAAAGGAAACCTGACGAAAGAAGCAAAAGGGTTTAGGTCTGCTTTTCTCTCTGAAGAAACCCCAACCTCTATCAAGGAAGCGTTGGAATCAAAGAATTGGAAAGAGGCAATGAAATCAGAGATGGATGCTCTAAAGAAAAATGAGACATGGGAAAAATGTGTCCTTCCTCCTGGAAAAAAAAACCCGTGGGATGTCGCTGGGTGTTCACTACGAAATATAAGCCAGATGGGACGATTGAACGGTATAAAGCCCGGTTGGTGGCTAAGGGGTATACTCAAACTTATGGGATTGATTACTCCGAAACCTTCTCTCCCGTTGCCAAAATCGACACAATTAGAGTCCTTTTTTCAATAGCAGCAAATGAAAATTGGCCTCTCCATCAATTTGACGTAAAAAACGCCTTCTTGCATGGCGAGCTAAAAGAAGAGGTGTATATGGAAGCTCCTCCTGGATTTACAGAGAACTTTAAAGATGGTGAAGTTTGTCATCTTAAGAAGTCTCTCTATGGGTTGAAACAATCCTCTAGAGCATGGTTTGGGAGGTTCACTATGGCAATGAAAAAATATGGCTTCAAACAAAGTAATTCTGATCATACTCAGTTTCTTAAGCGACGGGGTAAGCTGGTAACATGTCTGATTATTTATGTTGATGACATGATTATTACGGGAAATGACGAAGAGGAGATGAAGAGATTAAAAGAAAGTCTATTCACCGAATTTGAGATGAAAGACTTGGGCAGACTTAAATATTTCTTGGGAATCGAAGTCCTTAGGTCTAAACAAGGAATTTTCATTTGTCAGAAAAAATATATTCTTGACTTATTGGCAGAAACAGGAATGACTGACTGTAAACCTGTGGATACCCCAATGATAGCAAATCTGAAACTTTGTATGGAGGAAGGAGCAGTTCTAGCAGATAAAGAGAGATACCAACGGTTAGTGGGAAAGCTAATATACCTTTCTCACACCCGCCCTGACATTGCATATGCTGTGGG comes from the Helianthus annuus cultivar XRQ/B chromosome 4, HanXRQr2.0-SUNRISE, whole genome shotgun sequence genome and includes:
- the LOC110888589 gene encoding uncharacterized protein LOC110888589; amino-acid sequence: MEIMVFTNWHTSLLHLQAEAHFHFGNNGSINVCVYILHGMLTPKELGGTNGSQHEIDISDEEEFISRPSLLHRLGWILLRFLVPDIKNLHDKKLVNDEASNLLGCIFKEIRGMSDLELQRMEIDKVVHNAIKHGIVEFVDELLTYNPDFIWRKDKRGRTIFSHAIILRQEKIFSLFYRLRPKKSIVASRHDIFHNNFLHLAAKLSPPAQLDRISGAALQMQRELQWYKEVESLVQPKYKDQVNESHRKPDSLFSHEHKELAKEGEKWMKNTVGSSMIVGTLIAAVMFTTAFTMPGGNEAQSGLPIMLNTDRNTFLIFMISNGLSLFASSTSVLMFLGILTARYAEDDFLVSLPTKLIFGIACLFVSIVTMIISFAAAMYLMLHKMLSWVSIPLIILSTLPVVLFSALQFPLLIEMVIRTYGSTIFDKHKKHASFVKKPLQTSHYKKEGFQ
- the LOC110888590 gene encoding uncharacterized protein LOC110888590, with product MTTNGIVLEVFKEENYEFWKTCLKSYLVGQGLWDVISRDAKSEEEDEPQEWQRKNAQALHAIQLACGSQAYSKYKKNTHVSAKFAWEHLAEMGSSPSQHPEVILKQDQDVSSEVVCHFWAKDHHLYEDLYNAIEDDDIKEVNKILKEDPKATTTRVSSHGDTALHIAILSGKIDIALDLVKKMPKEGLELSNDFGATPLSLAAITEKIKLAKAMVEKNDKLVTIKKGITDQNSLPVIVASMYGRKHMVHYLYSKTPKSLLDGSDGVLLLNNLITAEFYG